The Streptomyces sp. HSG2 genome has a segment encoding these proteins:
- the lpdA gene encoding dihydrolipoyl dehydrogenase: MANDASTVFDLVILGGGSGGYAAALRGAQLGLDVALIEKDKVGGTCLHRGCIPTKALLHAGEVADQARESEQFGVRATFEGIDVAAVHSYKDDVVSGLYKGLQGLIASRKVTYVEGEGRLSSPTSVEVDGRRIEGRHVLLATGSVPKSLPGLEIDGDRIISSDHALVLDRVPKSAIVLGGGVIGVEFASAWKSFGSDVTIVEGMKHLVPVEDENSSKLLERAFRKRGIKFNLGTFFEKAEYTRDGVRVTLADGKVFEAEVLLVAVGRGPVSRGLGYEEAGIAMDRGHVLVDEYMRTNLPTVSAVGDLVPTLQLAHVGFAEGILVAERLAGLRPVPVDYDGVPRVTYCHPEVASVGITEAKAKEVYGADKVVTLKYNLAGNGKSKILKTAGEIKLVQVKDGAVVGVHMVGDRMGEQVGEAQLIYNWEALPAEVAQLVHAHPTQNEALGEAHLALAGKPLHAHD, encoded by the coding sequence GTGGCGAACGACGCCAGCACCGTTTTCGACCTAGTGATCCTCGGCGGTGGAAGCGGCGGATACGCCGCGGCGCTCCGCGGGGCCCAGCTGGGCCTGGACGTCGCCCTGATCGAGAAGGACAAGGTCGGCGGCACCTGCCTGCACCGGGGATGCATCCCCACCAAGGCCCTGCTGCACGCGGGCGAGGTCGCCGACCAGGCCCGCGAGAGCGAGCAGTTCGGCGTGCGGGCCACCTTCGAGGGCATCGACGTGGCCGCCGTCCACTCCTACAAGGACGACGTGGTCTCCGGCCTGTACAAGGGCCTCCAGGGGCTGATCGCCTCCCGCAAGGTGACCTACGTCGAGGGAGAGGGCCGGTTGTCCTCCCCGACCTCGGTCGAGGTGGACGGTCGCCGCATCGAGGGACGTCACGTTCTCCTGGCGACCGGATCCGTTCCGAAGTCGCTGCCCGGCCTGGAGATCGACGGCGACCGGATCATCTCCTCGGACCACGCCCTGGTCCTGGACCGGGTGCCGAAGTCCGCGATCGTCCTGGGCGGGGGCGTGATCGGCGTCGAGTTCGCCTCGGCCTGGAAGTCGTTCGGCTCGGACGTCACGATCGTCGAGGGCATGAAGCACCTCGTCCCCGTCGAGGACGAGAACAGCTCGAAGCTCTTGGAGCGCGCGTTCCGCAAGCGCGGCATCAAGTTCAACCTGGGCACCTTCTTCGAGAAGGCGGAGTACACGCGGGACGGTGTGAGGGTCACCCTCGCCGACGGCAAGGTGTTCGAGGCCGAGGTCCTCCTGGTCGCCGTCGGGCGCGGCCCGGTCTCGCGGGGCCTGGGCTACGAGGAGGCCGGCATCGCCATGGACCGCGGCCACGTCCTCGTGGACGAGTACATGCGCACCAACCTCCCCACCGTGTCCGCCGTCGGCGATCTGGTGCCCACGCTCCAGCTCGCGCACGTGGGCTTCGCCGAGGGCATCCTGGTGGCGGAGCGACTGGCCGGTCTGAGGCCGGTCCCGGTCGACTACGACGGCGTGCCGCGGGTCACGTACTGCCACCCGGAGGTGGCCTCCGTCGGCATCACCGAGGCCAAGGCCAAGGAGGTCTACGGCGCGGACAAGGTCGTCACCCTGAAGTACAACCTCGCCGGCAACGGCAAGAGCAAGATCCTCAAGACCGCGGGCGAGATCAAGCTCGTGCAGGTCAAGGACGGTGCCGTGGTCGGCGTCCACATGGTCGGTGACCGGATGGGCGAGCAGGTGGGCGAGGCGCAGCTGATCTACAACTGGGAGGCGCTGCCGGCCGAGGTCGCCCAGCTCGTGCACGCCCACCCGACGCAGAACGAGGCGCTCGGCGAGGCTCACCTGGCCCTCGCCGGCAAGCCGCTGCACGCCCACGACTGA
- a CDS encoding adenosylcobinamide-GDP ribazoletransferase produces the protein MPRTSVADGLRFAFGTLTVFPVTVTRWDRAAARAGMLWAPVVGLAVGVAAAGTGLLALFLGAGAPLAAVASVAVAALSTRGLHLDGLADTADGLGSGAPAEDALRIMKKSDIGPFGVVTLVLVLVAQVAALARAFEESWALGTFAVVVSAAAARLALTLAARSGVPAARPEGLGAAVAGVVPTLGVAAVTAAVVATAAVVAGAVPSPVSPVHAALAVVVALGCAESLLRRCLRRLGGVTGDVFGGVAETSATAVLVVLALG, from the coding sequence ATGCCCAGGACCTCCGTCGCGGACGGCCTCCGTTTCGCCTTCGGCACGCTGACCGTGTTCCCGGTGACGGTGACCCGCTGGGACCGGGCCGCCGCCCGCGCGGGGATGCTGTGGGCCCCCGTGGTCGGGTTGGCGGTCGGCGTGGCGGCGGCCGGCACGGGGCTCCTGGCGCTGTTCCTCGGCGCCGGCGCGCCGCTGGCCGCCGTGGCCTCGGTCGCGGTGGCCGCGCTGTCGACCCGGGGGCTGCATCTGGACGGGTTGGCGGACACGGCGGACGGGTTGGGAAGCGGCGCGCCCGCCGAGGACGCCCTGCGGATCATGAAGAAGTCGGACATCGGTCCGTTCGGTGTGGTCACCCTGGTGCTGGTACTGGTGGCCCAGGTCGCCGCTTTGGCCCGGGCTTTCGAGGAGTCCTGGGCGCTGGGCACGTTCGCCGTCGTCGTATCGGCCGCCGCCGCTCGCCTCGCGCTGACGCTGGCCGCGCGGTCCGGGGTGCCCGCGGCCCGCCCCGAGGGGCTGGGTGCGGCGGTGGCTGGGGTGGTCCCGACCCTCGGTGTGGCGGCCGTGACCGCCGCCGTGGTCGCGACCGCGGCGGTCGTGGCGGGGGCGGTGCCGTCGCCGGTGTCGCCGGTCCACGCGGCGTTGGCCGTGGTCGTGGCGCTGGGCTGTGCCGAGTCGCTGCTGCGGCGCTGTCTGCGCCGCCTGGGCGGCGTGACCGGGGACGTGTTCGGGGGCGTGGCGGAGACCTCGGCCACCGCCGTCCTGGTCGTCCTCGCTCTGGGATAA
- a CDS encoding leucyl aminopeptidase, with translation MTALTLSAATASALRADALVIGVAKGSSPGDGALVVAPGAEAVDAAFDGGLASVLQTLGASGGEGEVTKLPSPAGIKAPVVMAVGLGAEPERGTDYDADALRRAAGVAARSLAGTGKAGFALPLADASAAGAVGEGVLLGAYSFDAYKRQTPADRNARGGTDQSPLGEAALLGGKRDKAHKAAVARATAVGEELNRARDLVNTPPNELDPEAFAAVAQAAGKEHGVKVQILDEKALAKGGYGGILGVGAGSASPPRLVKLTYDPPKAKKHLAFVGKGITYDSGGISLKPAGHNETMKCDMSGAAAVFAAVIAAARLGLRVKVTAWLALAENMPSGSATRPGDVLRMYSGKTVEVLNTDAEGRLVLADALWAASQEEPDAVLDVATLTGAMVLALGNRTFGVMGNDDEFRSAVVEAAEEVGEPAWPMPLPEHLRKGMDSPTADLANMGERMGGGLVAGLFLREFVGEGITWAHLDIAGPAFNEGGPFGHTPKGGTGTAVRTLVRVAELAARGELV, from the coding sequence GTGACTGCTCTCACTCTCTCCGCCGCAACGGCGTCCGCCCTCCGGGCCGATGCCCTGGTGATCGGCGTCGCCAAGGGCTCCTCGCCCGGGGACGGCGCGTTGGTCGTCGCCCCCGGCGCCGAGGCCGTGGACGCGGCCTTCGACGGCGGGTTGGCCTCTGTCCTCCAGACCCTCGGGGCCTCCGGCGGCGAGGGCGAGGTGACGAAGCTGCCCTCCCCCGCGGGCATCAAGGCGCCCGTGGTGATGGCGGTGGGCCTGGGCGCGGAACCCGAGCGGGGCACCGACTACGACGCCGACGCGCTCCGTCGGGCCGCCGGCGTCGCCGCCCGGTCGCTGGCAGGGACCGGGAAGGCCGGCTTCGCCCTGCCGCTCGCCGACGCCTCGGCCGCCGGCGCGGTGGGCGAGGGCGTGCTCCTGGGCGCCTACTCCTTCGACGCCTACAAGCGGCAGACTCCGGCGGACCGGAACGCCCGCGGCGGGACCGACCAGTCCCCGCTGGGCGAGGCCGCCCTGCTCGGGGGCAAGCGGGACAAGGCGCACAAGGCGGCCGTCGCCCGTGCCACCGCCGTCGGCGAGGAGCTGAACCGCGCCCGCGACCTGGTCAACACGCCGCCGAACGAGCTCGACCCCGAGGCCTTCGCCGCCGTGGCCCAGGCCGCCGGCAAGGAGCACGGCGTCAAGGTGCAGATCCTCGACGAGAAGGCACTGGCCAAGGGCGGCTACGGCGGCATCCTCGGTGTCGGCGCGGGCTCGGCGTCACCGCCGCGTCTGGTCAAGCTGACGTACGACCCGCCCAAGGCGAAGAAGCACCTGGCCTTCGTCGGCAAGGGCATCACCTACGACTCCGGCGGCATCTCGCTGAAGCCCGCGGGCCACAACGAGACCATGAAGTGCGACATGAGCGGTGCCGCCGCCGTGTTCGCCGCGGTGATCGCCGCGGCGCGCCTGGGCCTGCGCGTCAAGGTGACCGCCTGGCTGGCGCTGGCCGAGAACATGCCGTCCGGCTCGGCCACCCGGCCCGGTGACGTGCTGCGGATGTACAGCGGCAAGACCGTCGAGGTGCTCAACACCGACGCCGAGGGGCGGCTGGTGCTGGCCGACGCGCTGTGGGCGGCCTCCCAGGAGGAGCCGGACGCCGTCCTGGACGTGGCGACGCTGACCGGGGCCATGGTGCTGGCGCTGGGCAACCGGACCTTCGGTGTGATGGGCAACGACGACGAGTTCCGCTCGGCGGTCGTCGAGGCCGCCGAGGAGGTCGGCGAGCCCGCGTGGCCGATGCCGCTGCCGGAGCACCTGCGCAAGGGCATGGACTCGCCGACGGCGGACCTGGCCAACATGGGCGAGCGGATGGGCGGCGGCCTGGTCGCCGGACTCTTCCTCCGCGAGTTCGTCGGCGAGGGCATCACCTGGGCCCACCTGGACATCGCCGGTCCCGCCTTCAACGAGGGCGGACCCTTCGGCCACACCCCGAAGGGGGGCACCGGGACGGCCGTGCGCACGCTGGTGCGCGTGGCCGAGCTGGCGGCCCGGGGCGAGCTGGTCTGA